AGTAAAGAACAAGAACATTATGTGAGTTATTACCTAACATCCATGTGCGCCGCCTTTCGGTACAATTTTTATCATGGGAAGGGTCGTTTATATGGAAACGATCGCTCAGTGAGAATATGTCCATGGGAGCAGTGGATTTGATATTTAAGTGGTCAGATCAGATATCACAGTCCGGTAACAGAGCAGATTGGATGTTAGCTTATAATAATAAGCTATGTTTGCAGCGATAAACAGGAATTTATTCCGATGTTATCCTGCGTTGCTTTCCGCAACGAATGGTTATAAGCTATCGTGAGGGTAAGAAAGGAGGCAAAAACATGTTTGGTGAAAATCTTAAAAATCTTCGCAAGCAAAAAGGACTTTCTCAAGAAGAATTGGCAGAACGGTTGCATATCGTGCGGCAGACGGTATCCAAATGGGAAAAGGGTCTGTCAGTGCCTGATGCATACCTTCTTATACGAATCGCCGAAATTTTTGAAACATCCGTAAGCATACTTCTTGGCGATAGAGTAGAGGCCTCTGGCGACAAGAATATCGTAGCAGAAAAGTTGGAACAGCTTAATGCACTTTTAGCTGAGAAAAATAGACGGAGCCGCCGCATTTGGAAAACAATTGTGATTATTTTAGTTTCCCTTGCAGTGATAGTAGTATTATTGCTTATATTAAGTATCGCAGTTTTCCAAAATTATGGGGATGTACCTACCTTAACCACTAAACAAAAAGCATATATTAATGAGACTTTGCGACCTTGAAAGAATAAATTTTAATGGGTAGAGTATTCATGAAAAATGTTAACCCTGATATTTTAAGAGTGGGGCGCGAATTCCGGTAGTAGAGGTCACATTAGATTAATTTCTGATGTGATTTTTTGTGTAGAAAACAATTCTTAATTGTTTGTTGCATATAATTAGACTTTTTGAATTGTTAGAATGTTTTCATCAGCATCGTTCATTTACATAACTAGAGCAGGTTTAAATCGCGACCTCGGCTTTTCAAATCATGACCGTAAGGAAAATTTGCGACGGGCAGCAGAAGTGGCAGCTATGTTCTTAGAGGTTGGTTTTGTAGTTATGCTTCCAATGATTTCAC
This portion of the Cohnella abietis genome encodes:
- a CDS encoding helix-turn-helix domain-containing protein translates to MFGENLKNLRKQKGLSQEELAERLHIVRQTVSKWEKGLSVPDAYLLIRIAEIFETSVSILLGDRVEASGDKNIVAEKLEQLNALLAEKNRRSRRIWKTIVIILVSLAVIVVLLLILSIAVFQNYGDVPTLTTKQKAYINETLRP